The DNA sequence TCGGGCAAGATCTACTACGATCTTCTGCAAAGGCGCCGGGAGCTAAAGGCCGAGGACGTGGCCATCGTGCGCCTCGAGCTCCTCTACCCCTTCCCCGAGGAGGAGCTCAAGGCGGCCCTGAGCCCCTTCCCCAAGAAGACCCCCGTGGTCTACGTCCAGGAGGAGCCGGAGAACCAGGGGGCCTGGTGGTACCTCTCCGCCCGCTTCTGCGGCGACCTCTTCGGCCACCCCTTCTCCGTGGTGGCCCGGCCCGAGTCCCCCGCCCCGGCGGTGGGCTCGTCTAAACTGCATAAGCTGGAGCAGGAGGCCCTTCTGGAGCGGGCCTTCCAGTAAGGAGGAGAGATGGAAGAACTCAAGGTGCCCTCCGTGGGCGAGTCCATCGTGGAAGTGGAAATCGGCGCTTGGCTGAAGAAGGAGGGGGAGGGCTTCGCCCAGGACGAGCCCCTGGTGGAGCTGATCACCGACAAGGCCACCCTGGAGCTCCCCGCCCCCTTCCCCGGGGTCCTGTCCAGAATCCTAAAGCGGACCGGGGAGGTGGCCCGGGTGGGGGAGGCCATCGCCCTTTTGGAGGCCAAAGCGGCCTCCGCCCCCGGGCCCCAGCCCCAGCCCCCGGCCGAGCCCGCCCGGGAGGAAGGCCCCCTGGCCATGCCCGCCGCCGAGCGGCTCATGCAGCAGAAGGGGGTGGCCAAGGAGGAGGTGCAGGGCACGGGCCTGGGCGGGCGGATCCTCAAGGAGGACGTGGAGCGCCATCTGGCCCAGAAGGCTTCCCAGGCCGCCCCCTCCCCGGCAAGGGAGGGCATGACCTTCTCCTGACAGAGTCCGGCCTAAACTGAAGGCGTGGCCACGGTGCTGGTGGTGGAGGACGAGCCGCCCCGCCCCGCCGCCCGCACCCGCGCCCGCCCCGGCGCCCGCGGACCGGCCCTGGCGGCGGGACGAGGCCGTCCCCATGACCCCTCTTAGGCGCCGCATCGCGGAGCGCCTCCTCCAGGCCAAGCAGACCACGGCCATGCTCACCACCTTCAACGAGGCGGACATGTCCCAGGTCATCGCCCTCCGCAAGGAGCTGGGCGAGGCCTTCCAGAAGAAGCACGGGGTGAAGCTGGGCTTCATGAGCTTCTTCGTCAAGGCCGTGGTCCAGGCCCTGAAGGAGATCCCTGAGCTCAACGCGGAGATCCAGGGCGACTACATCGTCTACCACCGCTACTACGACATCGGGGTGGCCGTGGGGGGCGGGGAGGGGCTGGTCGTCCCCGTGATCCGGGACGCAGACCGGCTCTCCTTCGCCGAGATTGAGAAGGCCATCGCCGACTTCGCCGAGCGGGCCCGCACCCGGAAGCTCAAGCCCGACGAGCTCATGGGGGGCACCTTCACCATCACCAACGGGGGCGTGTACGGCTCCTTGAACTCCACCCCCATCCTCAACCCGCCCCAGGTGGGGATCCTGGGCATGCACGCCATCCAGGAGCGGCCGGTGGCCCGGGACGGCCAGGTGGTCATCCGGCCCATGATGTACCTGGCCCTCTCCTACGACCACCGCATCGTGGACGGCCGGGAGGCGGTGACCTTCCTCCGCCGGGTCAAGGAGCTGGTGGAGAACCCGGTCCGGCTCCTTTTGGAGGTCTGAATGCGGCGCCACCAGCTCCTCATCATCGGGGCGGGGCCCGGGGGGTACGTGGCGGCCATACGGGCCGCCCAGCTGGGCCTGGACGTGGCGGTGGTGGAGCGGGAGAAGGCCCTGGGGGGGACCTGCCTCCGGGTGGGGTGCATCCCCTCCAAGGCCCTTCTGGAGACCACCGAGCGGATCTACGAGGTGAAGAAGGGCCTTTTGGGGGCCAAGGTGGCGGGGCTCGAGCTGGACCTTCCCGCCCTCATGGCCCACAAGGACAAGGTGGTCCAGGCCAACACCCAAGGGGTGGACTTCCTCTTCAAGAAGAACAAAATCCAGCGCTACCTGGGCACGGCCCGCTTCCTCTCCGATCGGAAGGTCCTGGTGGAGGAGACGGGGGAGGAGCTCGAGGCCGAGCGCATCCTGATCGCCACGGGAAGCGCCCCCCTCATCCCCCCCTGGGCCCAGGTGGACTACGAAAGGGTGGTGACCTCCACCGAGGCCCTAAGCTTTTCCGAGGTGCCGCAGCGGCTCATCGTGGTGGGGGGTGGGGTGATCGGCCTCGAGCTCGGGGTGGTCTGGCACCGCCTGGGGGCGGAGGTGGTGGTCCTGGAGTACATGGACCGCATCCTTCCCACCATGGACGCCGAGCTTTCCCGGGCGGCGGAGCGGGTCTTTAAGAAGGAGGGGCTTGCCATCCGCACCGGGGTCCAGGTGACCGCCGTCCTTCCCCAGAAGGGCGGGGCCCGGGTGGAGCTCAAGGACGGGGAGGTCCTGGAGGCGGACCGGGTCCTGGTGGCGGTGGGCCGGAGGCCCTACACCGAGGGGCTCCACCTCGAGGCGGCGGGCCTGGCCACGGACGAGAAGGGCCGGATCCCCGTGGACGAGCACCTGAGGACCCGCCTGCCCCACATCTACGCCATCGGGGACGTCATAAGGGGGCCCATGCTCGCCCACAAGGCCAGCGAGGAGGGGATCGCCGCCGTGGAGCACATGGTGACGGGCTATGGCCACGTGGACTACCAGGCCATTCCCAGCGTGGTCTACACCCACCCGGAGGTCGCCGGGGTGGGGTACACTGAGGAGGAGCTGAAGGCCCAGGGCATCCCCTACAAGGTGGGCAAGTTCCCCTACTCCGCCAGCGGCCGCGCCCGGGCCATGGGGGAGACGGAGGGCTTCGTCAAGGTCCTGGCCCACGCCCAGACGGACCGGATCCTGGGGGTGCACGCCCTCGGGGCCCGGGCGGGGGATATCCTGGCCGAGGCCGCCCTGGCCATTTACTTCAAGGCGAGCGCCGAGGACCTGGGCCGCGCCCCCCACGCCCACCCCTCCCTCTCCGAGATCCTCAAGGAGGCGGCTTTGGGGGCGTGGGAGAGGCCCATTCACCTCTAGGCCCCGAAAAGTTTACCCCCGGCCCGGGGCTACCGGGCCGGGGGTTTGGGTAGCCTAGTTGGTCTTCTTCAGCTCGAGGCGGTACTTGTTGAAGGGGCTGTTGTCCTCCCCGCCGCTTGCGATGGTGTAGCTGGTCACCACCAGGTAGTAGGTCCCATCCTGGGGGATGGTGAAGGCGATCTCCGAGTCGGTGACCTGGCCCGAGACGATGTCGTCGTTTTCCGCCAGGACATTCCCGTTAGAATCCACAAGGAAGAGGTAGGAGTCCAGGGTGCCCCCCAGGCTGCTCTTGGCGTAGACCCGGGCCTGGATTTGGTCCCCCGCCTGGGCGGTGAAGGCGAACCAGTCGTAGTCCTGGGGCTGGCCGAAGATGTAGGCGAGCTGGGTGGTCGCGCCGTAGGCCAGGGGCTTAGCCTGGGCGGGCCCGTCGTTCGGCTCGTAGGGGTCGGTGGGGTTCAGGTCCACCGGGGTGCCCGTGAGGACCACTTCGAAAGTTTGGTTGCCCGAGGTGGCCGTGATGATCCGCTGGGAGGTGCCCCGATCCTCAGGAAGGCCGCCGGTGAGGCTCAGGTCGGGCCCGGCCACGTAGAGCTCGTACTCTCCTGGGGCGATCTCGTAGAACCAGGCCTCGCCGTTCTGGTCCGTCCGGGCCCAGTAGATGGGGGTGGGGTCGGTGGAGGAACCCGGGACGAGGTTCTTCCCGCGCAGGATCACGTCCACCAGAATCCCGGGCCGGTTGCCCGCGGGGTCGAGGTACTTCACCTTGACCTGGACCACCGAGCCCTTGGCGGGCAGGGCCTGGCACCCTTGGGCGAGCAGGCCGGCCAGTTTGCCCACGTTCAGGTGGCCCCAACCGATCTGGCGGCTAAAGTTGGGGTAGTCCCAGGTGGTGGTCTCCAGGGCGCGGCGCACCTGGTAGGGGGTGGCGTCCGGGCAGGCGGCCTTCACCAGGGCGGCGGCGGCGGCGGTGTAGGGCCCGGAGAAGGAGGTGCCGGAGATGAGGCCGTACCCGCCACCGAGCCAGGTGGGGTTGGCCAGGAGGACGTCCAGCCCCGGGGCGGCGCTGGAGATGTGGCGGCCGTAGGTGGAGAAGTCCGTCTTCTTGCGGTTGCCGTCCGCGGCCGCGGAGGCGATGATCCCGGGGTAGCCCGCGGGGGTGCGGACCTCGTCCTTGTAAGAGTTGCCGGCGCTCGCCACCACCACCACGCCGTTTTGCAGGGCGTAGTCAAAGGCCTCCTTGACCAGGTTGCCGTAGCCCAGTCCCCCCCAGGAGTTGTTCAGAACCTGGGCCCCCTGGTTCACCGCCCAGACGATGCCCCGGGCCACGTAGAAATCGCCCACATAACTGGGCTGGAAGATGGCCACGGGGAGGAACTTGGCCTTGTAGGCCAGGCCCACGATGCCCCGCCCGTCCTTGGCGGCGCTGATGGTGGAGGCCACGAAGGTGCCGTGGGAGATGCTCTGAGGACCAAGGCTTTGGATGAAGTTTAGCCAGCCCTGGGCGGAGGTGTAGGTGGTGTTCGTCACCGGGTCGTAGGCCCTTCCCGCCCAGTTGGCGGCCAGGTCGGGGTGGGTCACGTCCGCCGGGTCGTCGATGACCGCCACCACCACCCCCTCCCCCTCAAACCCCGCTTGCCAGGCGGGCTGGGCGTTCAGGTTCTCGGGGCTTAGGGCGTACTGGGGGAGCTCGTCAAAGACCTCGCTCGCGGGGTTGCCCAGGACCTGGATGCCCCCAAAGCCCCGGGCCCGCTCCACCGGGTCGTCCTTAGGGGCTTGCACCCAGGCGTAGTTGGGCTCGGCGTAGCGGAGGCCCTTTAGCCCCTTGAGAAGGCGGCTCGCCTTTACCGCGTCCATGGGGGTCTCCACCAGGGCCGCCTTGAGCTCAGGGATGCGGGCCACCTCCCGTCCCTGGAGCTTTTGGATGGCCTCCTGGAGGGCCGCCTCGTTCGTATAGGCCACCACCACCTGCCCCCGGAGGTGGGGCACACCCTCCGAGGTGGTGATCTCCGAGGAAGGCTGGGGGGCCGGGTTCTGGCCCTGGGGGGCCTGCTGGGTGCAGGCGGCCAGGGCGAAGAGCAGGGGCAAAAGGTACTTGGCGCGCATACCGTCCTCCTTACTGGCCCGTGGTGAACTCAAACACCTGGGTGTCCGGGCGGCTGATGCGGATGAAGCTGCTGCTATTGGGCCAGGTGTGGATGCTGTAGGCCGAGATCCGGTAGTTCTCGTCCGGGTTGTACTTGTAGGCGTAGCTCACGTAAAGCTGCCAGGCGTAGGTGCGCAGGGCCTGGAGCTCAGCCAGGGGGGCGAGGCCGTCAAAGTTGTAGGGGAGGGTCACCCGCCCCTGGGCCACGTCCACGGGAACGAGGTTGGGCCTAGTGGGGTCCACCAGGCCAGCGGTATCCGTGAAGAACACCACTTGGTTCACGGCCGGGTGGAACCCGTAGACCAGGGCCTCCCCCTGGGGGATGCCGTTCCCATCGCCGGTGCCAAACTCCACCAGAAGGTTGAAGCCGTTCAGGCTCTGCCAGGCCACCGCGCGCGCGGTGAGGGTGTCCCAAAGGAGTAGGTTGTAGGCCGCCCCGTCCGCGCCGATGGAGAGCTGGGGGTGGCCGATGACGAAGTCCGGGGTCTTGGAGACGTTCTTGGCCTCGTCCGCGGGCGAGAGGAGGGGGGCCTCAAAGGGAGGCAGGGGGGTGGTGGAGCTGGAGGCGCTCTCCGCCCGGTTGTCCCCCCGGGCCACCACCCGGTAGTAGTAGGTCTGGCCAGCCTCGAGGCTCGAGGAGGCGTCCCGGAAAAAGAAGGGGCGGTTGAAAACGTTGGAGGGGCAGGAAGAGCTGGCCCCGCCGCCCACGCTCCCCACCCGGGTCCAGGTCTGGCCGTCCGTGGAGCGCTCTATGTCAAAGGCGAAGGGCCGGGCGGAGGAGCTGGTGTTGGTGTAGCACCACCGAACCTCCACGTAGAGGTTGGACCCCTCGGGGGCGGCGGTGGGGTCCACGGTCAGGGTGCCCATCTGGTTCCGGGCCAGGGGGACCTTCAGCTCGTAAGGGGCCTTGACGCTGTAGAAGCCCACGGCCTTGGAGAGGGTGATGGCGGTGGCGGCCACGCCCGTGGGGGCGACCACGGTGTTCCCCTGGGTGGCGGTGGTGTTCTTGAAGACCAAGGGGATGAGGTAGTGGACGCGGTTGTTGTTGAAGTCGTACCCCACCACCTCCAGATAGACCGTCTCCCCGCTCTGGGAGCCGAAGCCCGCCACCGCAGAGCCCGAGAGGGTCTGGTTGTCGGTGTCCTCGGTCTCTACGAAGACGAGCCGGCTCGAGGTGGCGGTGCTAGTAAGGAATCCGGAGCCCGGGGTGCGGCCCAGGGCCACGTAGATGTAGCGCATGGGCCGGACGAAGTCCTTGGAGGTGTCCACCTGGACCCGGAAGGGGATGGAGTTGGTGAAGGTCTGGCCCTCCAGGGGGGTGGTCCCGTCCTGGGTGATGATCAGGGTGGGCGGGGTGGTGGAGTAGGAGTCCTTGAAGGCCGGCTTCTGGACCAGGGTCACCTCGGCCATCTCGGGGACGCGCACCCCTTCCAGGGCGCTGCCCGCCATCCCGGGCTTTTGCGCCTCGAGGCGGTAGACCCCGGGGGGCAGGTTGTTGAAGGTGAACCGGCCGTCCGCGCTCGAGGTGGTGGAAGCCACCAGGTTGCCGTCCTTGTAGAGGCGAACGGTGCTTCCGGCCACCGGGGCCCCGGCGTTTTCGTTCACCAGAGTGCCGCTAAGGGTGTTCACGGCGGAGGGATCGTAGGTGACCCTTATGGTGGCGGAGCCTTTGTTGCCGGAGGGGTCGTAGGCGTGGACGGTGATGGTGTTTTGACCCTGGGCGAGGGTGATTTGGAAGCTGAAGTTAACGGAGGTGCCCGGGGTGATGCTCACCTGTTGTTCCTGGCCGTTGTTGAGCTGGTAGGTGAGGCGTTCCACGCGGACGTTGTCCTGGGCGGTTCCCTGGACGGTGAGCTGGTTGGTGGTGAGCGTGGCCCCGTCCTGTGGCTGGCTGATGGTCACGGTGGGCTTCGTGGTGTCGGGGGGTTCGTAGGTGACCCTTATGGTGGCGGAGCCTTTGTTGCCGGAGGGGTCGTAGGCGTGGACGGTGATGGTGTTTTGGCCCTGGGCGAGGGTGATGGGGAAGCTGAAGTTAACGGAGGTGCCCGGGGTGATGCTGACCTGCTGTTCCTGGCCGTTGTTGAGCTGGTAGGTGAGGCGTTCTACGCGGACGTTGTCCTGGGCGGTTCCCTGGACGGTGAGCTGGTTGGTGGTGAGGGTGGCCCCGTCCTGTGGCTGGCTGATGGTCACGGTGGGCTTCGTGGTGTCGGGTGGGGAGAGTAGGTTGCAGCCCGCGATAAGGAGAAGCGCCGAGAGCCAGCTTAACCTGAGCCCAAACCAAAAGCCTGGCTTCCTCATATATAACCTCCTTTGTGCCCTCCTGCCAAAGAGCCTACCATAGCTGTTCTTCCTCCTTTGTCCGGGGTTCACCATACTCGGAGCTGCCGGGGCAAGTCAAGGGGTTTTGGGAGGAAAGTTTAAACTTGAGCTGCCCTCGGGAAGCTGGTCCGGCGGAGAAAATGGGGAGAAAGGCTGGTCAAGCCGCCTGTGAAGATGTATCCTTATGCATGCCCCCTTTGGGGGTAGACTGGGAGTGAACATGAAGATCGTCCTGGCATACTCCGGCGGGCTGGACACCAGCATCATCCTCAAGTGGCTCAAGGAGACCTACGGGGCCGAGGTCATCGCCTTCACGGCCGACATCGGCCAGGGGGAGGAGGTGGAGGAGGCGCGGGAGAAGGCGCTAAGGACCGGGGCCAGCAAGGCCATCGCCCTGGACCTGAAGGAGGAGTTCGTCCGCGACTTCGTC is a window from the Thermus filiformis genome containing:
- a CDS encoding Ig-like domain-containing protein gives rise to the protein MRKPGFWFGLRLSWLSALLLIAGCNLLSPPDTTKPTVTISQPQDGATLTTNQLTVQGTAQDNVRVERLTYQLNNGQEQQVSITPGTSVNFSFPITLAQGQNTITVHAYDPSGNKGSATIRVTYEPPDTTKPTVTISQPQDGATLTTNQLTVQGTAQDNVRVERLTYQLNNGQEQQVSITPGTSVNFSFQITLAQGQNTITVHAYDPSGNKGSATIRVTYDPSAVNTLSGTLVNENAGAPVAGSTVRLYKDGNLVASTTSSADGRFTFNNLPPGVYRLEAQKPGMAGSALEGVRVPEMAEVTLVQKPAFKDSYSTTPPTLIITQDGTTPLEGQTFTNSIPFRVQVDTSKDFVRPMRYIYVALGRTPGSGFLTSTATSSRLVFVETEDTDNQTLSGSAVAGFGSQSGETVYLEVVGYDFNNNRVHYLIPLVFKNTTATQGNTVVAPTGVAATAITLSKAVGFYSVKAPYELKVPLARNQMGTLTVDPTAAPEGSNLYVEVRWCYTNTSSSARPFAFDIERSTDGQTWTRVGSVGGGASSSCPSNVFNRPFFFRDASSSLEAGQTYYYRVVARGDNRAESASSSTTPLPPFEAPLLSPADEAKNVSKTPDFVIGHPQLSIGADGAAYNLLLWDTLTARAVAWQSLNGFNLLVEFGTGDGNGIPQGEALVYGFHPAVNQVVFFTDTAGLVDPTRPNLVPVDVAQGRVTLPYNFDGLAPLAELQALRTYAWQLYVSYAYKYNPDENYRISAYSIHTWPNSSSFIRISRPDTQVFEFTTGQ
- a CDS encoding S8 family serine peptidase — encoded protein: MRAKYLLPLLFALAACTQQAPQGQNPAPQPSSEITTSEGVPHLRGQVVVAYTNEAALQEAIQKLQGREVARIPELKAALVETPMDAVKASRLLKGLKGLRYAEPNYAWVQAPKDDPVERARGFGGIQVLGNPASEVFDELPQYALSPENLNAQPAWQAGFEGEGVVVAVIDDPADVTHPDLAANWAGRAYDPVTNTTYTSAQGWLNFIQSLGPQSISHGTFVASTISAAKDGRGIVGLAYKAKFLPVAIFQPSYVGDFYVARGIVWAVNQGAQVLNNSWGGLGYGNLVKEAFDYALQNGVVVVASAGNSYKDEVRTPAGYPGIIASAAADGNRKKTDFSTYGRHISSAAPGLDVLLANPTWLGGGYGLISGTSFSGPYTAAAAALVKAACPDATPYQVRRALETTTWDYPNFSRQIGWGHLNVGKLAGLLAQGCQALPAKGSVVQVKVKYLDPAGNRPGILVDVILRGKNLVPGSSTDPTPIYWARTDQNGEAWFYEIAPGEYELYVAGPDLSLTGGLPEDRGTSQRIITATSGNQTFEVVLTGTPVDLNPTDPYEPNDGPAQAKPLAYGATTQLAYIFGQPQDYDWFAFTAQAGDQIQARVYAKSSLGGTLDSYLFLVDSNGNVLAENDDIVSGQVTDSEIAFTIPQDGTYYLVVTSYTIASGGEDNSPFNKYRLELKKTN
- the lpdA gene encoding dihydrolipoyl dehydrogenase; protein product: MRRHQLLIIGAGPGGYVAAIRAAQLGLDVAVVEREKALGGTCLRVGCIPSKALLETTERIYEVKKGLLGAKVAGLELDLPALMAHKDKVVQANTQGVDFLFKKNKIQRYLGTARFLSDRKVLVEETGEELEAERILIATGSAPLIPPWAQVDYERVVTSTEALSFSEVPQRLIVVGGGVIGLELGVVWHRLGAEVVVLEYMDRILPTMDAELSRAAERVFKKEGLAIRTGVQVTAVLPQKGGARVELKDGEVLEADRVLVAVGRRPYTEGLHLEAAGLATDEKGRIPVDEHLRTRLPHIYAIGDVIRGPMLAHKASEEGIAAVEHMVTGYGHVDYQAIPSVVYTHPEVAGVGYTEEELKAQGIPYKVGKFPYSASGRARAMGETEGFVKVLAHAQTDRILGVHALGARAGDILAEAALAIYFKASAEDLGRAPHAHPSLSEILKEAALGAWERPIHL